From one Geoalkalibacter halelectricus genomic stretch:
- a CDS encoding YtxH domain-containing protein, with product MSDQSHKALTGALLLLAGGAAGAAVALLLAPQSGRRTRRKIERNFNQLSSRAARGTREATSRLNALIEDIGEQTEDLFERGEELAGDVREKLLQQLERGEKTLARRRRQLARLSE from the coding sequence ATGAGCGATCAAAGCCACAAGGCGCTGACAGGTGCTCTTTTGTTGCTGGCGGGAGGCGCGGCGGGCGCGGCCGTGGCGTTGCTGCTCGCGCCCCAGTCGGGGCGGCGCACCCGGCGCAAGATCGAGCGCAACTTCAACCAGCTGAGCAGCCGCGCGGCGCGCGGTACGCGCGAGGCGACCAGCCGGCTGAACGCGCTGATCGAGGACATCGGCGAGCAGACCGAAGATCTGTTCGAACGCGGCGAGGAGCTCGCCGGGGATGTGCGGGAAAAGCTGCTCCAGCAACTGGAGCGCGGCGAGAAAACCCTGGCGCGCCGGCGCCGCCAGCTGGCCCGCCTCTCTGAATGA